The window CTGTAAAACTTCAAAAGCCCGGTCAGAGATTAATCCGGCCGGGCTTTACGAATTTCTACAAATGATTGCTCAATTCTTTCAAGAACCGAGCAACTTTTTCTTCAGGTCCTTGGTAACAGGCTTATCTCCAAGCCAGATTGCGAACATTGCGTCCGCAAAGTCCTTGCCTTCAACCACCCCTTTTTCGACTCCTGCCACCGTCACAGCAACGCCTTGTCCCGGGATATAGTTCAGCACAATCTGATCACCTTTTTTGACTGTGACGAACATCGAGTTGAATTTTTCGATCCGATCAGCCATTGCTGCTCTCACATCTTCGCTCAGATTCCCTTCGAACCCTTCATTCCAGGCACCGACAAGTTTTTCAGCGCTCACCTCATCGTAGAGGAAGTGCATCACCATCATCTTCTGCCCCTCATCGGCTATGACTGCCGCCGCATCTTTTGCCGGATTTTCGAGGTAAAGCTCTGCGATATAGATCTTGAAAAACATCTTTGACCGTATACCGGCACCGTTCAGGTTCAGGGTTACCCCATCTTTTCCCGCCAGGCTCTCGGCCACAGATACCCCTGCAATGTCCTTTGCAAAACCGGATGCTGCCAACAGCAGCGTCATGCCAATAGCCAGAATTAAACGCATACAATCTCCTCCCTCTCAAAGGTTTCGATTTTCTCCTTACCGGAATTTCTCATGAACATTTTGTCGAAACTAAGAAATCTGTAACCCGCAGGCACTGAAATACCTTATCAAGCCGTTTTTCTAACAAAATACTCTTGAGAATCCCCCTACCCTCTCTTCCATCTTACGTTAACTGCAACCAGTTATATATACTCCAAATTATCTATCAGGAAAAGAATTTCTGTGGTTTGCCACATGATAGGTGCATGATTATAGGGTATACTGATTGACGTTCAACATAACCCCCATATCTATAACTACGTATAGTAATAAATTTATGAAAGATATTCTTCACCGCGTCATCGCCGATGACGGTAAGTTCTTCGGCCTTGCCTGCGACACCACCAGACTTGTTAATGAGGCCTGCAGAAAACACGATGTCGGCCCTACCGCTGCAGCTGCTCTCGGCAGGGCACTTACCGGTTCGGCACTGTTGGCAGCACTCATGAAAGATGGCCAGTATGTTCAGTTAAAATTTGAAGGGAGCGGTCCCCTGGGTAAGATCATAACCGAAGCCGGCTATGATGGCTGGGCCCGGGGCTATGTTGCCAATCCCCAGGCAGATGTTCCTTTAAAGAATGGCGCCGTGGATGTGGCTTCCGGTCTCGGCCGGGCTGGTTTTCTGACCGTCACCAAGGATATCGGCGGCAAGCGGAAATATCAGGGGATGACACAACTCTACACCAGTGAAATTGGTGAGGACATTGCTTTCTACCTGCTGGAATCAGAACAAACCCCATCGGTTGTTGGGCTCTCCATCCATCTTCAGCCTGACGGAACTGTCAGCGCTGCGGGCGGTTATCTTATTCAGGCCCTGCCCCCTGTGGATGAAGAGATCATAGGTTATCTTGAAAAACGGGTGAACAGCCTTGACTCTGTTGGTCAAATGTTGCTCTCTGGTAATACCCCGGCAGAGATACTAAGCCAGCTTTTTGCGGAAATACCTCACCATTCCACCGCTAGTACCGACCTGATCTATCAATGCAGTTGCAGTGTGGAAAAAATGGAGAGGGCCGTGTTTTCTCTTGGCAAACAGGAGTTACAACATCTGCTGGAGAACGAGGGTGGAGCGGATGTGCAATGTGAATTCTGCCGTGACAACTATCATTTCGACCGGTCGGACCTCGAAAGAATGATCTCTTCAGGCAGCTCCAAACAGTAACTTCAGCGTAAAATTGCTACATGCAACTATTTTCATGACGAAAGAATCCGCTGGCAAAGACATAAATCATGCCTCTGCCAGCGGATTTTTCTTTTTTTATCTGTTTTTGTCAGGACTTACCGTAAAGCTTGAGGTTGCGCTTTAATTGTCCGACCTGCACTCCCAGGGGAATACATCTGTCTTTCTCCAGGCAAGCCTTTGCCTCAAAATCCTCAACAAACGTTTTCAGATGCTTGTTGCCTCGCTTAAGATCAACCACCCAGGCGCCGCGTTTCCAGTCATACTCTACCGTATAATCCGAACCACACGTACCCGCTTCAGGCATGATGCTTTCTATTTTCCTGCAAATGGCCTCTCTGCCCATAAGCTTCTGAGCCATGATTTCACCTCCGATAGATATCTATCACTCTGATATTGACTGCATCAGCACGAACGTTTGCTTCTGCATACCTACAATGTAGGCACGCTCCACCGTCATTCAAGACATACCAAACCACTGAAAGGCCGCCTTTATATAAAAAAATCGAGGGAGGTCACTCTATGATACCCCTCCCCCTTTATACTCCTTGTCAGAACACTACTAAGGGAGAAGAAAAAATGGGGAACAAATCACAGTCTACCGTCAGCACAGCACCTGCATTCTCAATATGTTCAATAACTGCTGCCTTCCAGTTACGAGCTGAAATATCGACCTTGTTCAAAAGGTTGTTCGTTGGGGAGAGCAAAACATTCGTTCGCAGGGGGTGGGAGATGTTGCAATACGGCCTTACCACACTCTTGATTACTGCCATATTTCTGGCATGCGGCTGGCTGTTTCTGATCCAGCTCGCAGAACACGGCTGGGGTGGCTGAGAGAATGGGCCCCATCAGCGGAGCCATTCGACAATGTTCAGCCAATAAAAAACCCCGGAACAGCGTTGGCTGCCCGGGGCTATAAACAGGTACTTACTCTTTCCAATCAGGACGGAGATACAACTCAGTGAGCTGTTTTCTGTCCACCGAAGAAGGTGCCTCGGTGAGCGGACAGGTCGCCTTCTGTGTTTTCGGGAAAGCGATTACGTCACGGATGGAGCTACAACCGCAAATCAGCATAAGCAGACGGTCGAGACCAAAAGCAAGACCACCATGGGGCGGAGCACCAAGCTCAAGAGCCTTAAGCAGGAAGCCGAACTTATCGTTTGCCTCTTCTTCACCAATACCAAGCGCATCAAGCACTTTGGCCTGGACATCCCGCTGGTGGATACGGATGGACCCACCGCCGATCTCGGTACCGTTCAGCACCAGATCGTAGGCCCGGCTGTATACCGCGCCGGGATCACTCTCGAGCTTATCCAGATCTTCTTCTTTCGGGGCTGTGAAGGGGTGATGCAGCGCCTGGAAACGTTTGTCCTTCTCATCATATTCAACCAGCGGAAAGTCGGTGACCCAGATGAAGTTAAACTCATCTTTTTTCAGCAGGTCGAGGCGACGGGCCAGTTCAAGGCGAAGCTCGCCGAGATACTGGAAGACAACCTTCTTACTATCTGCACCGAAGAAGAGAACATCGCCTTCTTCTGCACCAAGAGCCTCTGCGATAGCAGTACGCTCTTCCTCGCTGAAGAATTTGGCAATCGGTGACTGCCACTCGCCATCCGCCTTCATCTTCACCCAGGCCAGACCTTTGGCGCCGTACTGGATAACATAATCAGTCAGATCATCGAGATCCTTTCTGGAGAAGCTCGCACAGCCCTTGGCGTTGATCGCGCGGACGGTACCGCCACCATCGGCAATTGAACGGAATACCTTGAAGCTGCACTCCTTGGCTATATCGGTCAGATCGATCAACTCCAGGCCGAAGCGGGTATCCGGACGGTCGGTACCGAAGCGGGACATTGACTCGTCGTAGCTCATACGGGCGTATGGCGGCTTGAAATCAATACCGAGAGTATCCTTGAACAGCTTGGCGATCATGCCTTCGGTCATGGCAATGACCTGCTCCTCGTCGACAAAGGAAAGCTCCATATCGATCTGGGTAAACTCAGGCTGGCGATCGGCACGGAGATCTTCATCACGGAAACATTTGACGATCTGGTAATAACGATCCATACCGGCAATCATCAGCAGCTGCTTAAAGAGCTGCGGAGACTGGGGAAGGGCATAAAATTTACCGGCGTTTACCCGGCTCGGCACCAGGTAGTCCCTCGCACCTTCCGGAGTTGAACGGGTCAACATCGGAGTTTCAATATCCAGGAAGCCATTATCGTTGAGATAATTGCGGATGGACTGCACTGCCTTGTGGCGCATGATCAGGTTTGAAGCCATCTCCGGCCGCCGCAGATCGAGATAGCGATATTGCAGGCGCAGGTTGTCGGAGACCTCGGTTTCCTCATCCAGCGGGAATGGCGGGGTCTGGCTGGAGTTGAGTATACGCAGATCATCGATCAACACCTCAATCTCGCCGGTTGCCAGCTTGGGATTAGCCATATCACCCGGACGGGCTTCAACTCGGCCCTTTACGGCAAGAACCCACTCACTTCTCAGCTGGTGCGCCTTAGCGTGGGTCTCCGGATTCACCTCCGGATTAAATACCACCTGGGTAATACCTTCACGGTCGCGAAGGTCGATAAAAATTACACCACCGTGGTCACGTCTGCGCAGGACCCAGCCCATCAGTGTGACTTCTTCTCCGATATTGTCCTTGCCGAGTGCATTGCAGGAATGCGACCGGACTAAGCTTCCCATTGATTCCATGATTCGTCAGTCAGGTTAAATTGTTCTCTGCCGTGAACAGGCAGAGAGGTAGATTATCTGGTGGCCGGACAGGTTGTCCGGCCATACAGTTCACAGTGTTATTATATTTTAAAAAATATCGTATAAAATCTTGCCAGGGCCCTGGTCGGTTATGCGCCGGCCAGCTGCTGCTGAATGGCTGCAGCATCAAGAGCGATATTGATCTGCTCCTGATTTCCCATGTTTCTAAGTACACCTGTGCCTTTTGCCAGTTCATCATCACCGACAATAAGCACGTAATTCGAACCGGCCTTGTCCGCCTGTTTCATCTGACTCTTCAGGCTTCGCCCCTCGTGATCCAGACCGACACGCAGTCCCGTCACGCGCAACTCATTGACCAGACCGTAGCAGAGACGAACTGCCTCCTCTCCGAGGCCGGCAATAAACAGATCGAGTTCATTTGGTCGTCCCTGATCCTGTTCTTTCTGCTGCAGCAGGAGAACCAGTCGCTCCAGGCCGAGGCCGAAACCGATACCGCCTATTTTTTTCGGCCCGCCCAGCTGTTCAACCAGGCCATCATAACGGCCACCGGCACACACTGCAGACTGGGCACCCAGATCGCCAGTGATAAACTCGAAAGTAGTTCTGCAATAGTAATCAAGTCCGCGAACCATGAACTTGTTTACCTGATAGTCGACACCAAGTTGTTCAAGGCTGCTGCGAACGGCACCGAAGTGCTCGTCGCAGCCGGCACAAAGATTCTCTACGATGGAAGGAGCATCTGCCACTTGCTCACGACATCCCGGCTTTTTGCAATCCAGCACTCTCAAGGGATTTGTTGAGCTGCGTCTCTTGCAGTCATCACAGAGGTGATCAATTCTTTCACTGAGAAACGCCAGTAATTTTTCCTTATACGCAGGACGGCACTCGCGGCAACCCAGGGAATTCATCTCCAGGCTGACCGAGATTCCCAATTCGCTGAAAATCATGGCGGACATTGCCATCACTTCCGCATCGACCCGGGGATGGTCGGCACCGATTACCTCTGCACTCACCTGGTGAAATTGCCTGAGGCGACCTTTCTGCGGACGCTCATGACGGAACATCGGTCCTATGGTGAAAATTCGCTGAATCGGCCGCTGCACATAAAGTCCGTGCTCGATATAGGCACGAATAATCTGAGCTGTCGCTTCAGGGCGCATGGTAACCCCTTTATCGACAAAGCTGTACATCTCTTTTTCTACGATATCCGTTGCTTCACCTATAGAGCGTGCAAAAAGCTCAGTTTTCTCGAGTATTGGCAAACGTATCTCTGAAAACTGAAACCGTGATACTATATCGCGAACCGTCGCTTCGACGCGCATCCAGAGCGCGACATCTGCGGGAAGTATATCTTTAAAGCCATTCAGGGCCTTGAGCTTCATCAAAGTCCCTCCAATTCTGGGAAAGAGTGGAATTGTTCTGCTGATAATCAAAAAAGCATAAAATAAAACGCAAATTTCCGACTTTGTCAAGGAAAGCCCAAAAACGTTGCAAAACCCTCACCATAAGTCGCGCGCTTACATACAAACATCCCCAAGGTATTCATATGCCTGTAGTGTCGCAATATCTGCCCGCTTGACAAAAACAGGCAAGAGGGGCATTATCCGTCCTGCTACTACACTAATATTTAACAGGAGTATTGACGTACATGAAGTTACCATCACTAACTATAGGCAAATTCACTGTACCGTTCCCTCTTTTGCAGGGTGGTATGTCAATCCGGGTTTCAACCTCATCTTTGGCAGCGCCGGTCGCTAACTGCGGCGGCATCGGAATTATTGGCGGCTCCGCCATCCCGGCCGAGGAATTGCAGGAAGACATCCGAAAAGCAAAGGCCATGACAGACGGCGTTGTAGGCGTAAATATCATGTACGCCATGAAGAATTTCTACAACAACGTCATGGGCTCCATCGAATCCGGAATCGACATGATCGTAACCGGTGCAGGTTTTTCCAGGGATATCTTCAAGATCGGCAAAGAGCACAATGTTCCGATCGTTATGATTGTATCCTCACCATCACTGGCAAAGCTGGCTGAAAAGCTTGGTGCGTCTGCCATTATCGCCGAAGCTGCAGAGGCCGGCGGTCACCTTGGCACCGACAAACCTCTGAGAGAGATTTTCCCATCCATCCGTGATGCAGTGAAAAACATTCCGCTCATCGCTGCCGGCGGCATCAGCAACGGCTATGAAATGGCCGAAATGATGGACAAATACGGCGCCGACGGCGTTCAAATCGCTTCCCGCTTCGTGCTCAGTGAGGAGTGCGACGTAAGTGACAAATTCAAACAGGCCTACCTGGACGCAGGCAAGGAGGACATTGTCCTTACTTCTTCGCCCGTAGGTCTTCCTGGCAGAGCCATCAACACGCCTTTTGTCTCCGGTAAAAACAGCGGTGAGGATCACAGCACCAAAAGATGCGTTCACAAGTGTCTCAAGAAGTGTGATCACCACTACTGTATTAGCGAGCGCCTTATCGCATCGCGCGATGGAAACATTGATGAAGGCCTGGTGTTTGCTGGTTCAAATACTTATAAGATGAAAAATATTCTGCCCGTTTCTGAGATTTTCAACCAATTCAAAGAACAGGCAGAAGCGGTATACAAGGAAGGAATCGGATTCGCTCCAGCGGCATCCTGACCTGATTGTTGCCACGGTACATACTAAGGAAGTTTCAGCTATGCCTGGCACGACCACAAATTCCATCCGTATAATTACATCTAAAGAGCATCCGATCACCCCCGAGCAAATCTCGGCGGATGCTCTTTTCGTGCTGAAAAAGCTCAACAAGGCCGGATTTTCAGCCTACCTGGTCGGTGGTGGAGTGCGCGATCTCTACCTTGGCAAAAAGCCCAAGGATTTCGACATCAGCACCAACGCCCGCCCCGGCCAGATCAGGAAGCTTTTCCCCAATTCAAAAACCATCGGAAGAAGATTCCGACTGGTACAGGTTATCTGCCGAAGTGGTTCCATAATCGAGGTTTCGACCCTGCGCTCCTTAAGCGAGCACGACCTTGACGGACCTGAAGCGGTACTGGCTCCCAATAACACCTTCGGCAGTCTCGATGAAGATGCCCAGCGGCGTGATCTGACGATCAACTCCCTTTTTTACGAGATCGAGAATCAGACTATTATCGATTATGTCAGAGGCGTTGATGATCTCGATGCCTGCATCATACGCATTGTCGGTGACCCCCAGAAGCGCATCAACCGGGATCCGGTCCGGGCCATGCGAGCCATTCGACATGCGGCCCGCAACAATTTCAGCATTGAGGAAACCTCTCTCAAGGCGATTTGCGACAACCATAAAAAACTCCTGCTCTGCCCTCCGTCCCGACTAAGGGATGAGACCCTTAAGGACATCTACAGCGGCGCTGCGGAACCATGGTTCAAGCTCTGCATAGAGACAGATATATTTTGCGACCTCTTCCCTATTTACCGCAAAACTATAGACGCAAAGGTACATGGCAGTACCGGTTGCCAGGAGCAGCTGCACAAGGTTTTCGCCACCATTGACAGGGTAAACAATATAGCCGTATCGAACAATGTCTCCAGGCAACCTGACTTTTTTATGATGGCGCTGATCCTGATCCCGTGGGCAGAAATCAAATACGGCATCTTTTCAAAACAATTCAAAGGTCCGGAACTCTTTCACACCAGCAAGAGAATACGTGCCGATATAGATAACCTGCTCGGAGTCCAACTGAACCTCCGGCGCTCCCTCCGGCAGGAGATGACCACTCTGCTGACCAACCTCAACTCTCTCATCCATCACCGCCAGAACAACTCCTGGCCCAAGTGGCTTCGCAAGAAAAGTTACTTCAAACGCTGCCTGCTTTTCTACCGCTGTTACATGGAAATCACTGCCGACAAAGAAGTGAGCGAAGAACATCTCGAGATAGTGCACAGCTTGCACAAGACGCCAACCGAGCACAATGCCAAGCACGTCTCCAGCCAGCGCAACCGACCCGCTTTTGCGCCCAGGTCAAAAAAAGGCATTTTTGGCTTTAAAAAGTAACCGTCCTCTTTGAACAACTTGCACAACGGAGATGCCCGGAGCCCTGCCCTCCTCTTTTTCTCCTATATCGCGCAAGTGCTTATTATTATGGTTATTTATCTTTTTGTTCATTAATTGTAGTGCTTTGCATAACCATTTTTGATATATTGCCCACTCATTTTATTTGCAATTATCAACAATTATATCTAAGTACAACTATGATTGCTTAATCTGCGTAATCTCCCTTTTTTCGGATCTTTAGTGAATTCAGGCGCACTTTCCGGGAAGAGGGCTAAATGCGTTTTGAGGTTGTTGTTCTTATTTTTAGCCCGGCATAGCGGTGCCGGCACATTCGCGCGCTTGCGCACAATTGTTGTCACAGCAATAGGAGGTTGATATGGCAGACACGGTAAACACAACTCTGGATCCGCAACTTAATCGGCGCGGTTTCCTCAAGGGTATCACCATGGCAGCCGCAGCTTTGGGGATGTCCGACGCAGTGATTCCCAAAATGGTTGAGGCTGCTGCTTCCGGCGAACGCCCAAGAGTTATTTGGCTGCACTTCCAGGAATGTACAGGATGCACCGAGAGCCTTCTGCGCTCTTCCCATCCGGATCTGGCCCGTCTCATCTTAGACATTATTTCTCTCGACTATCATGAAACCGTCATGGCCGCTGCAGGTCATCAGGCTGAGCACAATCTTCATGACACCGTGCAGAACCATCCGTTCATTCTCGTCGTCGAGGGTGCTATTCCTACCAAAGAGAACGGAATTCACTGTATGATCGCCGGCAAGACCGCTATGGAGATCCTCGCCGAAGTAGCACCGAAGGCCAGCGCGATCATAGCAATCGGCACCTGTGCCACCTATGGTGGTGTTCAGGCCGCTGCTCCAAACCCAACCGGCGCCGTCGGTGTACAGGAACTCGTTGACAAGCCAGTGGTTAACATCTCCGGCTGCCCACCGAACCCTGTCTCTTTCCTCGGCACCATTCTCCACTACCTCACCTTTAATCGTCTGCCTGAGCTGGACAAACTTGGACGTCCCAAGTTCGCATACGGTCGAAGAATTCACGACCACTGCGAGCGTCGCGCTCACTTCGACGAAGGCCGCTTCGTTGAGCAATTCGGTGACGAATTCCACAAGCTCGGCTACTGCCTCTACAAGGTCGGTTGTAAAGGTCCGGAGACTTTTTCCAACTGTCCTGCAGTACGCTTCAACGACGTCGACGTATGGCCGGTAAGTGTTGGACACGGTTGTATTGGCTGTACTGAGCCAAACTTCTGGGATACCATGACTCCGTTCTACGAGAGACTGCCTCAGGTCAAGATCCCCGGTACCGGTATCGTCGCAGATGCTGACAGCATCGGCAAGAAAGTCATCGGTGTTACCGCAGCAGCTGTCGGTGTTCATGCAGCCGTTGGTATCGGCAAAGGCCTGATCAAAGGAAAAGGCGGTAGCGACGAAGCATAATTCGTCTGCAGCGTAGTTCAGTGAATTTCATACCTGCACGACGATACTGCATGCAGTTCGTCAGCGGTATACCAATATTTTATGGAGGTTTAGCTCATGGCTCAGAGAATTACCATTGATCCGGTAACCAGGATCGAGGGTCACTTAAGAGTAGACGTAGAAGTAGATGGGGGCGAGGTCACAAAAGCCTGGTCTTCCGGCCAGATGTACCGTGGTCTTGAAAACATCTTGAAAGGTCGCGATCCGCGTGATGCATGGCTGTTCGTACAGCGTATCTGTGGTGTGTGTACCACCGTTCACGCCATGGCGTCAGTTCGTTCCGTAGAGAACGCCCTTGGCCTTGAGATCCCGCTGAACGCTCAGCTCGTCAGAAACATGGTTCAGTCCATCCATTGTCTGCACGATCACATCGTTCACTTTTATGCCCTCTCAGCACTTGACTGGGTAGACGTGGTTTCCGCCCTCGACGCAGACCCTGTCGCCACTGCAAAACTGGCCGACAGCCTTTCCGACTGGCACGGTAACAGCCCTAAACGTTTCGCCGCAGTAAAAGACAAAGTAAAAACCCTCGTAGCCAGCGGCCAGCTCGGACCGTTTGCCAATGCTTACTGGGGCCACGAGGCAATGAAGTTGCCACCCGAGGCAAACCTGATGGCGGTTTCCCATTACCTGGAAGCTCTCGACTATCAGCGCAAAGCCACCCAGGCTCTGGCCATCATCGGCGGCAAGAACCCACACGTACAGAACCTCTCCGTAGGTGGTGTTACCACCAACCTGTTCTCTGAGAACCAGACTGCGGTAACCATGGAGCGTCTCTACTACATCAAGCAGCTGGTAGAAGAGGTACGTGACTTCATCAAGATGGTTTACATGACCGACGTTGTAGCTGTTGGTGCACTGTACAAAGACTGGCTGCCATACGGCGCCGGTGTTACCAATTACATGGCGGCTCCTGACATGTTCCTCGATGCAGCAGGAACCAAGGCCGATCTGCCGGGTGGTACCATCTTCGATGGCGACCTCAGCACCATCAAGCCAATCAACACCATCGCTGACCAGTATTTCATCGACAACGTACAGGAATCAATTGCCAAGGCATGGTACGACGGCGACTGGTCCAAGCATCCGTGGGAATCTTCCACCGATCCGAAGTTCACCGAGTTCGAAGACGATGGCAAGTACACCTGGCTCAAAGCCCCTCGTTTCCAGGGCAAGCCAATGCAGGTCGGTCCTCTGGCGCAGATGGTTGTTGGTTACGCACAGGGTCACGAGAGAACTGTCAAAGCAGTTGACGCGTGTCTCAGCCGTATCAGCGCAGTTGCCGGCGTTCAGGTTGGTCCTGAAATCCTGCACGGCACCATCGGCCGTCACGCAGCCCGTGCAGTACGCGCCGGCATGATGGCGGATCTGGCTCTCGAGCACTGGGATCACCTCGTAAACAATCTCGCCAGCGGCGATTACGAGATCTTCAACCCACCTGTCTTCCCGAAAGGCGAGCAACGGGGTGTTGGTGTGCACGAGGCTCCTCGTGGTCTGCTTTCTCACTGGATCGTTATCCAGGACGGCAAGATCAAGAACTACCAGGCTGTTGTACCTTCAACCTGGAACGCCGGTCCTCGCGATGCAGAAGGTCAGCTCGGACCATACGAGGCATCTCTCATGGGTAACCCTATTGCTGATCCTGAGAGACCTCTCGAGGTTCTTCGTACCATCCACTCATTTGATCCATGTATCGCCTGTGCGGTTCATATGCTTGATCCGGAAGGCAAAGAAATGGTGAAGGTAAAGGCTCTGTAACAACAGGTCCCTGAACACGAAACCTTTCTTTCCCGGTACTTACCGTAGGAGGTATATACAATGGCAACATATGAAAAGAAGCAAGCATGGAGCATCCTGCTTCGGATGTTCCACTGGATGTATGCCCTTTCCATTGTGGCTCTGTGTATCACGGGTTTTTACATCAACACCCCGTGGACCAACACAATGATCGAAGGCAGCGCAAGCTGGCCAATGGCCTGGATGCGCTTTACCCACTT of the Desulfosediminicola ganghwensis genome contains:
- a CDS encoding chalcone isomerase family protein — its product is MRLILAIGMTLLLAASGFAKDIAGVSVAESLAGKDGVTLNLNGAGIRSKMFFKIYIAELYLENPAKDAAAVIADEGQKMMVMHFLYDEVSAEKLVGAWNEGFEGNLSEDVRAAMADRIEKFNSMFVTVKKGDQIVLNYIPGQGVAVTVAGVEKGVVEGKDFADAMFAIWLGDKPVTKDLKKKLLGS
- the hslO gene encoding Hsp33 family molecular chaperone HslO, whose amino-acid sequence is MKDILHRVIADDGKFFGLACDTTRLVNEACRKHDVGPTAAAALGRALTGSALLAALMKDGQYVQLKFEGSGPLGKIITEAGYDGWARGYVANPQADVPLKNGAVDVASGLGRAGFLTVTKDIGGKRKYQGMTQLYTSEIGEDIAFYLLESEQTPSVVGLSIHLQPDGTVSAAGGYLIQALPPVDEEIIGYLEKRVNSLDSVGQMLLSGNTPAEILSQLFAEIPHHSTASTDLIYQCSCSVEKMERAVFSLGKQELQHLLENEGGADVQCEFCRDNYHFDRSDLERMISSGSSKQ
- the aspS gene encoding aspartate--tRNA ligase, yielding MESMGSLVRSHSCNALGKDNIGEEVTLMGWVLRRRDHGGVIFIDLRDREGITQVVFNPEVNPETHAKAHQLRSEWVLAVKGRVEARPGDMANPKLATGEIEVLIDDLRILNSSQTPPFPLDEETEVSDNLRLQYRYLDLRRPEMASNLIMRHKAVQSIRNYLNDNGFLDIETPMLTRSTPEGARDYLVPSRVNAGKFYALPQSPQLFKQLLMIAGMDRYYQIVKCFRDEDLRADRQPEFTQIDMELSFVDEEQVIAMTEGMIAKLFKDTLGIDFKPPYARMSYDESMSRFGTDRPDTRFGLELIDLTDIAKECSFKVFRSIADGGGTVRAINAKGCASFSRKDLDDLTDYVIQYGAKGLAWVKMKADGEWQSPIAKFFSEEERTAIAEALGAEEGDVLFFGADSKKVVFQYLGELRLELARRLDLLKKDEFNFIWVTDFPLVEYDEKDKRFQALHHPFTAPKEEDLDKLESDPGAVYSRAYDLVLNGTEIGGGSIRIHQRDVQAKVLDALGIGEEEANDKFGFLLKALELGAPPHGGLAFGLDRLLMLICGCSSIRDVIAFPKTQKATCPLTEAPSSVDRKQLTELYLRPDWKE
- the hisS gene encoding histidine--tRNA ligase, yielding MKLKALNGFKDILPADVALWMRVEATVRDIVSRFQFSEIRLPILEKTELFARSIGEATDIVEKEMYSFVDKGVTMRPEATAQIIRAYIEHGLYVQRPIQRIFTIGPMFRHERPQKGRLRQFHQVSAEVIGADHPRVDAEVMAMSAMIFSELGISVSLEMNSLGCRECRPAYKEKLLAFLSERIDHLCDDCKRRSSTNPLRVLDCKKPGCREQVADAPSIVENLCAGCDEHFGAVRSSLEQLGVDYQVNKFMVRGLDYYCRTTFEFITGDLGAQSAVCAGGRYDGLVEQLGGPKKIGGIGFGLGLERLVLLLQQKEQDQGRPNELDLFIAGLGEEAVRLCYGLVNELRVTGLRVGLDHEGRSLKSQMKQADKAGSNYVLIVGDDELAKGTGVLRNMGNQEQINIALDAAAIQQQLAGA
- a CDS encoding NAD(P)H-dependent flavin oxidoreductase: MKLPSLTIGKFTVPFPLLQGGMSIRVSTSSLAAPVANCGGIGIIGGSAIPAEELQEDIRKAKAMTDGVVGVNIMYAMKNFYNNVMGSIESGIDMIVTGAGFSRDIFKIGKEHNVPIVMIVSSPSLAKLAEKLGASAIIAEAAEAGGHLGTDKPLREIFPSIRDAVKNIPLIAAGGISNGYEMAEMMDKYGADGVQIASRFVLSEECDVSDKFKQAYLDAGKEDIVLTSSPVGLPGRAINTPFVSGKNSGEDHSTKRCVHKCLKKCDHHYCISERLIASRDGNIDEGLVFAGSNTYKMKNILPVSEIFNQFKEQAEAVYKEGIGFAPAAS
- a CDS encoding polya polymerase, coding for MPGTTTNSIRIITSKEHPITPEQISADALFVLKKLNKAGFSAYLVGGGVRDLYLGKKPKDFDISTNARPGQIRKLFPNSKTIGRRFRLVQVICRSGSIIEVSTLRSLSEHDLDGPEAVLAPNNTFGSLDEDAQRRDLTINSLFYEIENQTIIDYVRGVDDLDACIIRIVGDPQKRINRDPVRAMRAIRHAARNNFSIEETSLKAICDNHKKLLLCPPSRLRDETLKDIYSGAAEPWFKLCIETDIFCDLFPIYRKTIDAKVHGSTGCQEQLHKVFATIDRVNNIAVSNNVSRQPDFFMMALILIPWAEIKYGIFSKQFKGPELFHTSKRIRADIDNLLGVQLNLRRSLRQEMTTLLTNLNSLIHHRQNNSWPKWLRKKSYFKRCLLFYRCYMEITADKEVSEEHLEIVHSLHKTPTEHNAKHVSSQRNRPAFAPRSKKGIFGFKK
- a CDS encoding hydrogenase small subunit, with the protein product MADTVNTTLDPQLNRRGFLKGITMAAAALGMSDAVIPKMVEAAASGERPRVIWLHFQECTGCTESLLRSSHPDLARLILDIISLDYHETVMAAAGHQAEHNLHDTVQNHPFILVVEGAIPTKENGIHCMIAGKTAMEILAEVAPKASAIIAIGTCATYGGVQAAAPNPTGAVGVQELVDKPVVNISGCPPNPVSFLGTILHYLTFNRLPELDKLGRPKFAYGRRIHDHCERRAHFDEGRFVEQFGDEFHKLGYCLYKVGCKGPETFSNCPAVRFNDVDVWPVSVGHGCIGCTEPNFWDTMTPFYERLPQVKIPGTGIVADADSIGKKVIGVTAAAVGVHAAVGIGKGLIKGKGGSDEA
- a CDS encoding nickel-dependent hydrogenase large subunit; this encodes MAQRITIDPVTRIEGHLRVDVEVDGGEVTKAWSSGQMYRGLENILKGRDPRDAWLFVQRICGVCTTVHAMASVRSVENALGLEIPLNAQLVRNMVQSIHCLHDHIVHFYALSALDWVDVVSALDADPVATAKLADSLSDWHGNSPKRFAAVKDKVKTLVASGQLGPFANAYWGHEAMKLPPEANLMAVSHYLEALDYQRKATQALAIIGGKNPHVQNLSVGGVTTNLFSENQTAVTMERLYYIKQLVEEVRDFIKMVYMTDVVAVGALYKDWLPYGAGVTNYMAAPDMFLDAAGTKADLPGGTIFDGDLSTIKPINTIADQYFIDNVQESIAKAWYDGDWSKHPWESSTDPKFTEFEDDGKYTWLKAPRFQGKPMQVGPLAQMVVGYAQGHERTVKAVDACLSRISAVAGVQVGPEILHGTIGRHAARAVRAGMMADLALEHWDHLVNNLASGDYEIFNPPVFPKGEQRGVGVHEAPRGLLSHWIVIQDGKIKNYQAVVPSTWNAGPRDAEGQLGPYEASLMGNPIADPERPLEVLRTIHSFDPCIACAVHMLDPEGKEMVKVKAL